From the genome of Solanum lycopersicum chromosome 12, SLM_r2.1:
TCCTAAAGTTATCGAATTGGTGATGACACGACTCGTCAATTCTTAGAAGTATTCATTGAACATTTATTTGAACAGTGTTACTGTCTTTCTGCACTCAATATTCAGAAACTTAACTACGCTATAAGGAACGGAATCTTAAACTATAGACCAAGTACTACTCTCAGGAACAAGGATGAATGTATGTAAGCAGTAAGCAGCTCATATACAGAATATGAACTTGCAAAAATAAGTTACAGCTAGACTAGTCGTGTTCTGATAGATTTAATCTTTGTGTAAAGATATGACATTTGAGCCTAACTCAACTCTAAAAGGTACCTCACGAGAGGAGGATTGCTCAAATCCAATCTAACACCCCCTTCACATCCAGGCCCAACTGGAATGTGGATCGGGAGCTCAAATAGGGATAGACCTGGCTATGATACTATGTAAAAATATGACATTTGGgtctaactcaaccccaaaatcGAGTTCATGAAGGGAGTCATGTGATAATGCAAATAAATTTCCTATGAGAAGCTCCATACATTTACATATGATAGAACtattgataatatattcaatttctGTTAGTATACACAAAAAAACTAAGATGAAGCTAGAGGGAAGATTCTTTGTACATTTGTGTGACTTTACTTAAATCCCTCAGGTTTTGCTTCATAAACACGACGGAAACCTAGTGAAGAAACATAACAAAAGCCACAGATTTCCTGAAAGATCTTTGCTTTGACAAACATAAACAGGAAAAACAAAAGAGACTCAATCCGCCGATTCAACTATATCAACTCCAACTGGATTGACAGTGTCTCTAAGACCCTGCCATCAATACTGCAAAAAAAGAGCACATTTCCACTTCTCCATTTGGAAATGCTCACATAAGTAGCCACTCGAGACCACATACACTCGTTATGCTGTTTTAATTGCAACTGGCTTACCTCGACCCATGGAGAAGCCCCTGGTGCCATCTGGCATGCGAGGCACAGAAGTTTGCTTGACTGGTGCTGACTGATCAGAAAGCATTGAGGGTTGCCCTGCTAGACTAAAACGATTGATGCTTGATAGTGCACTTCCCACACTGTATGCACGCCTCATACTTGCCGGGGGAGTACTTAAATGACCTCCACGACTGGTTTGATGAAACTGAGGACGTCCACGTCCCTGACCAAGTCCCTTAACCCAACTGCGATTGAGTCCTTTCCTCTGCCCATCAACATGCTCCTCCTATCAtataaaacacaaatatatacacTCAGAATCATTCACTACATTAcatattcattttttgaaaGATAACAACACTTACTGCAAGGTCATTGAGGTGAGCATCAAGGTGGTGCCACAGGTCGTCACTGTGTTTCTCGCTAGCCTCTGATGAAGTATCGTCTTCCTTGAAGCTGACCTCACTCTCGTAACCAATTTTCTTCCCTCGAGTTTGACCAGATTTTCCCTGTGAGTTCAACCAAAATCTATAAATGCTTAATCGACAAGAATTCAAGATCCAAAATGGAACCAGAAGCTCTAATTCCCGAGTTCCAAAGGCTGCAGTTGGTCCTAAGATTTGGCCCCAGACGAATTTTTCAGTCATAAAAGAAAGATACACCTTTACATTGACTATCAAGATAGTATATGTCCAACACATACCGTCCACCTGTTCAGTATACGGACTTTCAGACCATTTCGCCAGTTATCCTCATCATTTAGCTCCATAACCTACAAAATAAGATTGCGAAAGGTTAAAGGATGCAACAGAGAGATGATCCGGGTATCATATTGAACAAGCTTTAATTTACTTACCGCCTTCTCAGCCAATTCAATGCTTTCGTATTCCACAAATGCATGCAACTGCATTTAGGTTTTTCAGTTCAGATTctagaaatgaaaaatgatactCGAAAGATTAAGATAGACAATGAAAAGCTACTCCACTCTACTACTGTGCTTCCAAAAAACAGCACTCCCACCGTTTCAATTAGTTTTTCTGGTTTTGACTTGGGACGGAATTTTAGAAAGTAAGAAGACTTCTCAATCTTGCGATCTAAAACTAAAGATACGTAGAATATACTAACATGTCCTTTAATCCAAtgatcttaaacatgccacgtggaaagttgaaattaaGGAGTTGTCAAAAAAAAGAACGAGTCAATAGTCTGAAacggactaaaaaggaaagcaagacatataaattgaaattttatcctattttggtttcttatttTCCATTTAGAAGCATGCATTATCAAGCTAAACTCAACAGATTTTTTACAACTTCAACTTGAGATTCATCATTTCGTATATATGTTTGATGTGCACCTTGTTACTATACAATGTGGTATCTGATTTTCCAGTTCTAGACGCTGCAGAGGCCCCGCCGTTTAACTGTGGTTGGCATGTACGAATCATTCTTACACTGACAGAATCAATTACGAAATGGTCAGTCTAACGATAACTGTTGATTTGTTTCTAAAAGCAAATTTCCATAAACTATCTTGTTTATACCTTCCAACAGCTGAGAAAATCTTCATGAGGTTCTGGTGGCAGTGATCATCGGGTAAATTCTCAGCAACCACAATGCGAGACTAAAAGAGACAGAATCAAAGTGTTAAAAATGACAACCAGACAACGGAAATACAATGAGAGCAGCGGTGATCCTGGCAGAACCATGGTCAAGAAAGGGGGTTCAATTGAATTATACTGCGGAAATAGGaaaaaggtaattttttttcatatatataaacttcTGAATCCCCTTGACATAAGGGTAATAGTTCGGATCTTTTGAATCCCCTTTGTTCAAAATCCTGGCTCCGACACTGAATGGGAATATTCACAAACTCGTGATTAAACTGTCCTTGTTCTAACAGATCGATACATCATAACTGCACTGCTCAAGACAGAAAGTGAAACACTAGCCATATAAAAACGAACTTACTTGCAGCTCTTCCAAGTCCTTTTCAGACAGCGGAAATTGGCGTCTAACCTTTCTTCCATCTTCACTAACCACCTAAAAACAGAGAAATCAATTACATAAGTATGTAAAAGGACTAATTGTGGAAACAAGTGTATTACAGGTAGCACAAGTATTTCACACAGAGTGAGTGACAgggttcaacatctactatatatatataacgaaaAATTTGACCTTGtattatacaatacaatttttcGGCAAAGGAGGTTCAGATGAAACCCCTTCCGTCCCTGATGGGGATGATAGATGTGAGGGGCGGAAATGAGGAAAAACTCACAAGCTTTGTGGAGCACTGCAGGATTTTTGCAACGTAGGCATGATTACTCGTAAGAGCTTTAATCTTCTTGAATGATGCAACCACAGACATTGGTACTACAACATCAAAAAGAACCAAAAGATTCATCAGatgaaaaattttaacttttgaaaTACCAATAAAGAcaagattattatatttttctaacaaTCTTACCATATCCTTCTGGATCCTTGAACATAATCCTTATTAGATGATCAGTTGTAGCCAAATTTATATCACTAAAATAAAATTCCACCTGCACAtaatataacaaagaaaaaaaattgaagtttttctATTTGGAACATTACTTCAAATGGATTATTCTTAATCCAATTTCCAATaccattttcaacttttttttccaaatttcacCGTTGgcgtaatacataaatatatcttttaactTCGTTTCAGCTAACATCTACGCCCTCCAGCTTTCAGTGAGCACAAGTAGGCCTTTTACACACACCTCCTACATAGCATATTACACATAGCACGTCACACCATACAGGACGCATGTGTTTACTTAGCTTGttcaattttgtaaatatttgaGTGTCTACTTGTGTACACCCAAAGCTGGAGGATGCATTGATGTATTATGATCCAAGTGCGATTAGTCATATATACAagggaaaaaggacaaatatacccCGAATTATCGTAAATGGTAAGCAGATACCCTTCGTCATACTTTAGAAACATTGGTGCTCTTACCGTCAAAAAACGAGAGcacatataccctttatacTAATGGGCATACACGTGTCATAACCTTATCCATTGAACCGACATCGGATCAATGGATAAAATTGTGTCACGTATCCCTATTTAGTCTTCTGCTAAAGTGAAGGGCAgacatatatgctctagtttatGGACAGCAGGAGCACCAATGTACTAAAAGTATGACGGAGAATATCTACATACCATTTATAATAGTTCGAGGTTATATTTACAGAGAGATTTATGCTTACctgattaataattttttgacaaGCTTCATCACTTAACCGTTCAGAATCGGCACCAATAACCACCACCGCCGGCATACCGCCATGATCGACGAATCCTCTTCCGATTCCGCCAGCGTAAGGATATTGCACAGGCAATTGAGACGCATATATATAATTCTGTACAGGAACATGCGTAGTTATCTGATGAAATGCAGCAGATGGTGTTGCAATCAGATGCAACACCGTCTGTCCATTAACGGGCCCTGATCCAGGCCCGATCCTACTCTCGGGCCGATTTAAATTGGCCCGGGAGGAATTAGGATGTGACATCGTCGCCAATGAAGGCGAAGAAGATGATTTAGCCAACATAGCTGATGATAATGATGGAGAAGACGAACTTCGTGGGATAAACGCAATGGCACGAGCGTTTAGTTTGGTTAATGAAGGTGATAATGGTGAAGAAGACGTAGATTCAAATGGATGATCAAGATCAAGTGAAGCTGATGAAGATGTAGCTGTTGAATTCAATGAATCGAGGAATAATGTATCATGTTCTATAGCCATAACAATGcaaaaatgatgtaattttcttttttttttttgatgtataGAGATAtcaattactatatttttttttcgagATCGACtgtttttttgattaattaatgttattgttttttgcttttttttcttattttcttcttcgtATCGTTTCGTTTTTTCTCTTTCCCCCTAATGTAGCGACGGGGGAAagaggaaaggaaaaaaaaagggagatCCAATGGaagtaaaattcaaaaatggTGAGGGAAGAAAATGGAGAAGAGTTCTCGTTCTGAGTTTGTTATTACAATTAactatttatacttttttttttaatttcattgattttattttaatttttttaaaattatttggacATGTGGAAGAAAGAGGAATAAAAAAACGGGTGAATTAGATCATTTAATCGGATTACCGTTCAATAAAGAATTGGTTTGCATGCATGGGAGCttggaatatttatttttgaggttatatggtttaaaaattaagttatgCAAAATTTAATAACCAAAAAGACCATttggtcaaattaattaaaaaaaaataaagaaaaggatATTTTGTAccgcaaaagaaaaaaaaatatttacaagcGGTTACCTCATATTTTCATACCTCGATCTCATTTTTTAACTACAAAAATGTGTGAAAATACTATTCATGTTCAGTTTAATcactttttctcaatttttttttcggTCTATCTTTACTTCTTCCCGTGCCTACTAGATCCAATCCCTCACACCTTCTCATAGGAGCGTATGCACATTTCCATTTTAACATGTCTAAAGTATTCACAATCTTGTATCTTTTGCATCTTGTTTGTCATTGAAGTCATTCCTATCTTTTTCGCGGATAAAAGAACTATACAAATTGGATCCAATAGGCAAAATATTTACCTAAACCTAACATAATATATTATCCTATTGAACTCAGGACCAAACTATTTACTTGACTACCCCTGTTCTATTTATTGAACCACTGAAT
Proteins encoded in this window:
- the LOC101250385 gene encoding la-related protein 6B-like isoform X4, whose translation is MAIEHDTLFLDSLNSTATSSSASLDLDHPFESTSSSPLSPSLTKLNARAIAFIPRSSSSPSLSSAMLAKSSSSPSLATMSHPNSSRANLNRPESRIGPGSGPVNGQTVLHLIATPSAAFHQITTHVPVQNYIYASQLPVQYPYAGGIGRGFVDHGGMPAVVVIGADSERLSDEACQKIINQVEFYFSDINLATTDHLIRIMFKDPEGYVPMSVVASFKKIKALTSNHAYVAKILQCSTKLVVSEDGRKVRRQFPLSEKDLEELQSRIVVAENLPDDHCHQNLMKIFSAVGSVRMIRTCQPQLNGGASAASRTGKSDTTLYSNKLHAFVEYESIELAEKAVMELNDEDNWRNGLKVRILNRWTGKSGQTRGKKIGYESEVSFKEDDTSSEASEKHSDDLWHHLDAHLNDLAEEHVDGQRKGLNRSWVKGLGQGRGRPQFHQTSRGGHLSTPPASMRRAYSVGSALSSINRFSLAGQPSMLSDQSAPVKQTSVPRMPDGTRGFSMGRGEE
- the LOC101250385 gene encoding la-related protein 6B-like isoform X1, which translates into the protein MAIEHDTLFLDSLNSTATSSSASLDLDHPFESTSSSPLSPSLTKLNARAIAFIPRSSSSPSLSSAMLAKSSSSPSLATMSHPNSSRANLNRPESRIGPGSGPVNGQTVLHLIATPSAAFHQITTHVPVQNYIYASQLPVQYPYAGGIGRGFVDHGGMPAVVVIGADSERLSDEACQKIINQVEFYFSDINLATTDHLIRIMFKDPEGYVPMSVVASFKKIKALTSNHAYVAKILQCSTKLVVSEDGRKVRRQFPLSEKDLEELQSRIVVAENLPDDHCHQNLMKIFSAVGSVRMIRTCQPQLNGGASAASRTGKSDTTLYSNKLHAFVEYESIELAEKAVMELNDEDNWRNGLKVRILNRWTGKSGQTRGKKIGYESEVSFKEDDTSSEASEKHSDDLWHHLDAHLNDLAEEHVDGQRKGLNRSWVKGLGQGRGRPQFHQTSRGGHLSTPPASMRRAYSVGSALSSINRFSLAGQPSMLSDQSAPVKQTSVPRMPDGTRGFSMGRGKPVAIKTA
- the LOC101250385 gene encoding la-related protein 6B-like isoform X3; the encoded protein is MAIEHDTLFLDSLNSTATSSSASLDLDHPFESTSSSPLSPSLTKLNARAIAFIPRSSSSPSLSSAMLAKSSSSPSLATMSHPNSSRANLNRPESRIGPGSGPVNGQTVLHLIATPSAAFHQITTHVPVQNYIYASQLPVQYPYAGGIGRGFVDHGGMPAVVVIGADSERLSDEACQKIINQVEFYFSDINLATTDHLIRIMFKDPEGYVPMSVVASFKKIKALTSNHAYVAKILQCSTKLVVSEDGRKVRRQFPLSEKDLEELQSRIVVAENLPDDHCHQNLMKIFSAVGSVRMIRTCQPQLNGGASAASRTGKSDTTLYSNKLHAFVEYESIELAEKAVMELNDEDNWRNGLKVRILNRWTGKSGQTRGKKIGYESEVSFKEDDTSSEASEKHSDDLWHHLDAHLNDLAEEHVDGQRKGLNRSWVKGLGQGRGRPQFHQTSRGGHLSTPPASMRRAYSVGSALSSINRFSLAGQPSMLSDQSAPVKQTSVPRMPDGTRGFSMGRGGLRPQQ
- the LOC101250385 gene encoding la-related protein 6B-like isoform X2 produces the protein MAIEHDTLFLDSLNSTATSSSASLDLDHPFESTSSSPLSPSLTKLNARAIAFIPRSSSSPSLSSAMLAKSSSSPSLATMSHPNSSRANLNRPESRIGPGSGPVNGQTVLHLIATPSAAFHQITTHVPVQNYIYASQLPVQYPYAGGIGRGFVDHGGMPAVVVIGADSERLSDEACQKIINQVEFYFSDINLATTDHLIRIMFKDPEGYVPMSVVASFKKIKALTSNHAYVAKILQCSTKLVVSEDGRKVRRQFPLSEKDLEELQSRIVVAENLPDDHCHQNLMKIFSAVGSVRMIRTCQPQLNGGASAASRTGKSDTTLYSNKLHAFVEYESIELAEKAVMELNDEDNWRNGLKVRILNRWTGKSGQTRGKKIGYESEVSFKEDDTSSEASEKHSDDLWHHLDAHLNDLAEEHVDGQRKGLNRSWVKGLGQGRGRPQFHQTSRGGHLSTPPASMRRAYSVGSALSSINRFSLAGQPSMLSDQSAPVKQTSVPRMPDGTRGFSMGRAKAPPRTTT